A part of Rhipicephalus microplus isolate Deutch F79 chromosome 8, USDA_Rmic, whole genome shotgun sequence genomic DNA contains:
- the LOC119164216 gene encoding uncharacterized protein LOC119164216 isoform X1 encodes MAMLCRLLAVCGIVCLAAAEARMDFQTLYMSDTCRTNGREPMRFKLSNTGNQSVLTVRSQRDDSTPWWDIWGSCTSTLLVTSPRKSRITMTIEELDMYSDPKENYCIDFLDVRYLDSLVSRFCGSLDDTYPRTFASVGNKLYLRWNFYTASTSTRGFTILLTAFTEPVSGKNCTPADSASDAQFLCANGRCIDARWRCDKHNNCGDASDEKGCRDEDSFLVILSICVCTLVVIVSGITATVIWMRFNKPRSQGAALTSVQTAYSIPINSDSSHTIRPYSHQRCNTGTAVLRSSGNCH; translated from the exons ATGGCGATGCTGTGTCGCCTGCTCGCCGTGTGCGGTATCGTCTGTTTAGCGGCAGCTGAAGCTAGAATGGACTTCCAAACCC TATACATGAGCGACACCTGTCGCACAAACGGTCGGGAGCCGATGCGGTTTAAACTTTCAAACACGGGCAACCAGTCCGTGCTCACGGTCCGGTCCCAGCGCGACGACTCCACCCCGTGGTGGGACATTTGGGGAAGCTGCACGTCCACTCTGCTAGTGACCAGTCCACGAAAATCGCGGATCACAATGACCATCGAGGAACTGGACATGTACTCCGACCCAAAGGAGAACTACTGCATCGATTTCCTTGAT GTTCGGTATCTGGACTCCCTTGTGAGTCGGTTCTGCGGGTCCCTGGACGACACCTACCCAAGGACGTTCGCTTCAGTAGGCAACAAGCTGTACCTCAGGTGGAACTTTTACACAGCCTCAACTAGCACGAGGGGATTTACCATTCTACTCACGGCCTTCACAGAACCAG TGAGCGGTAAAAACTGCACCCCTGCCGATTCTGCAAGCGACGCTCAGTTCCTCTGTGCTAACGGTCGCTGCATCGATGCCAGGTGGCGCTGCGACAAGCACAACAATTGCGGCGACGCATCGGACGAAAAAGGTTGCAGAG ACGAAGACAGTTTCCTGGTGATCCTGAGCATCTGCGTATGCACCTTAGTAGTCATCGTTTCAGGCATCACGGCCACAGTGATTTGGATGAGGTTTAACAAGCCTCGCAGTCAAGGCGCTGCCCTCACAAGCGTGCAGACAGCCTACAGCATCCCCATTAACTCGGACAGCTCACACACAATTCGGCCATACAGTCATCAACGGTGTAACACGGGCACGGCAGTATTGAGGTCATCCGGCAATTGCCACTAG
- the LOC119164216 gene encoding low-density lipoprotein receptor-related protein 12 isoform X2 — MAMLCRLLAVCGIVCLAAAEARMDFQTLYMSDTCRTNGREPMRFKLSNTGNQSVLTVRSQRDDSTPWWDIWGSCTSTLLVTSPRKSRITMTIEELDMYSDPKENYCIDFLDVRYLDSLVSRFCGSLDDTYPRTFASVGNKLYLRWNFYTASTSTRGFTILLTAFTEPVSGKNCTPADSASDAQFLCANGRCIDARWRCDKHNNCGDASDEKGCREKNCAESGLVAQLV; from the exons ATGGCGATGCTGTGTCGCCTGCTCGCCGTGTGCGGTATCGTCTGTTTAGCGGCAGCTGAAGCTAGAATGGACTTCCAAACCC TATACATGAGCGACACCTGTCGCACAAACGGTCGGGAGCCGATGCGGTTTAAACTTTCAAACACGGGCAACCAGTCCGTGCTCACGGTCCGGTCCCAGCGCGACGACTCCACCCCGTGGTGGGACATTTGGGGAAGCTGCACGTCCACTCTGCTAGTGACCAGTCCACGAAAATCGCGGATCACAATGACCATCGAGGAACTGGACATGTACTCCGACCCAAAGGAGAACTACTGCATCGATTTCCTTGAT GTTCGGTATCTGGACTCCCTTGTGAGTCGGTTCTGCGGGTCCCTGGACGACACCTACCCAAGGACGTTCGCTTCAGTAGGCAACAAGCTGTACCTCAGGTGGAACTTTTACACAGCCTCAACTAGCACGAGGGGATTTACCATTCTACTCACGGCCTTCACAGAACCAG TGAGCGGTAAAAACTGCACCCCTGCCGATTCTGCAAGCGACGCTCAGTTCCTCTGTGCTAACGGTCGCTGCATCGATGCCAGGTGGCGCTGCGACAAGCACAACAATTGCGGCGACGCATCGGACGAAAAAGGTTGCAGAG AAAAAAACTGCGCCGAGTCGGGTTTGGTGGCCCAATTAGTTTGA